One segment of Trachemys scripta elegans isolate TJP31775 chromosome 1, CAS_Tse_1.0, whole genome shotgun sequence DNA contains the following:
- the MGP gene encoding matrix Gla protein, with the protein MRTLILLTLLAVLMVAAFCYESHESMESHEFVNPFINRRNANDFMRAQPRRNFIVQERIRERNKTPQERQREICEDYNPCERYALRHGYIAAYKRYFGQQRGKFE; encoded by the exons ATGCGGACCCTCATCCTCCTCACGCTCCTGGCTGTTTTGATGGTGGCAGCTTTCTGCTATG aGTCCCACGAGAGTATGGAATCCCATGAGTTTGTCA ATCCCTTCATTAACAGACGAAATGCCAACGACTTCATGAGAGCTCAGCCGAGACGAAACTTCATAGTGCAGGAGAG GATCAGAGAACGCAATAAGACCCCCCAGGAACGCCAGCGAGAGATCTGCGAGGACTACAACCCCTGTGAGCGCTATGCCTTGCGCCATGGCTACATCGCTGCCTATAAGCGCTACTTTGGGCAGCAGAGGGGCAAGTTCGAGTAA
- the LOC117879107 gene encoding osteocalcin-like produces MRKLLVLLLLTLALAAFCYCERDSKDTLESHGVEGVKVKRETANAFVRRQKRSYPYYERYYEMYKSPMELRKEQCENYAPCDYLSDHVGFHAAYQRYFGRF; encoded by the exons ATGAGGAAACTTCTGGTGCTGCTACTCCTGACCCTGGCCCTGGCAGCCTTCTGCTATTGTGAAAGAG ATTCAAAGGACACCTTGGAATCACATGGTGTTGAAG GTGTTAAGGTAAAAAGAGAAACGGCCAATGCCTTTGTGAGGAGGCAGAAGAGGTCCTACCCCTATTATGAAAG GTACTATGAAATGTACAAGTCCCCAATGGAGCTGAGGAAGGAACAGTGTGAAAACTACGCCCCCTGTGACTACCTGTCTGATCACGTGGGGTTTCATGCTGCATATCAGCGTTACTTTGGGAGGTTCTGA